One Nomascus leucogenys isolate Asia chromosome 22a, Asia_NLE_v1, whole genome shotgun sequence DNA segment encodes these proteins:
- the WIPF1 gene encoding WAS/WASL-interacting protein family member 1 isoform X1, which translates to MPVPPPPAPPPPPTFALANTEKPTLNKTEQAGRNALLSDISKGKKLKKTVTNDRSAPILDKPKGAGAGGGGGGFGGGGGFGGGGGGGGGGSFGGGGPPGLGGLFQAGMPKLRSTANRDNDSGGSRPPLLPPGGRSTSAKPFSPPSGPGRFPVPSPGHRSGPPEPQRNRMPPPRPDVGSKPDSIPPPVPSTPRPIQSSLHNRGSPPVPGGPRQPSPGPTPPPFPGNRGTALGGGSIRQSPLSSSSPFSNRPPLPPTPSRALDDKPPPPPPPVGNRPSIHREAVPPPPPQNNKPPVPSTPRPSASSQAPPPPPPPSRPGPPPLPPSSSGNDETPRLPQRNLSLTSSTPPLPSPGRSGPLPPPPSERPPPPVRDPPGRSGPLPPPPPVSRNGSTSRALPATPQLPSRSGVDSPRSGPRPPLPPDRPSAGAPPPPPPSASIRNGFQDSPCEDEWESRFYFHPISDLPPPEPYVQTTKSYPSKLARNESRSGSNRRERGAPPLPPIPR; encoded by the exons GCCAATACAGAGAAGCCTACCTTGAATAAGACAGAGCAGGCTGGGAGAAATGCTCTCCTTTCTGATATCAGCAAAGGGAAGAAACTAAAGAAGACGGTCACCAACGACAGAAGTGCACCAATATTGGACA AACCTAAAGGAGCCGGTGCTGGAGGCGGTGGTGGTGGCTTTGGTGGAGGCGGCGGATTTGGCGGAGGAGGTGGTGGCGGAGGCGGTGGAAGTTTTGGAGGGGGCGGACCTCCAGGTCTGGGAGGACtgttccaggctggaatgccgaaGCTGAGGTCCACGGCCAACAGGGATAATG ATTCTGGAGGAAGCCGACCACCATTGTTGCCACCGGGAGGAAGATCCACATCTGCCAAACCCTTTTCACCCCCAAGTGGCCCAGGGAGGTTTCCTGTGCCTTCTCCAGGCCACAGAAGTGGTCCCCCAGAGCCTCAGAGGAACCGAATGCCGCCCCCAAGGCCCGACGTGGGCTCAAAGCCTGATAGCATTCCCCCTCCAGTACCCAGTACTCCAAGACCCATTCAATCAAGTCTGCACAACCGGGGGTCCCCACCAGTGCCCGGAGGCCCCAGGCAGCCCAGCCCCGGGCCCACTCCTCCCCCTTTCCCTGGGAACCGCGGCACTGCTTTGGGAGGAGGCTCAATACGTCAGTCCCCCTTGAGCTCCTCCTCGCCCTTCTCCAACCGGCCTCCCCTGCCGCCTACCCCCAGCAGGGCCTTGGATGACAAACCCCCTCCACCGCCTCCTCCAGTGGGCAACAGGCCCTCCATCCACAGGGAAGCagttccccctcctcctcctcagaacAACAAGCCTCCAGTGCCTTCCACTCCGCGGCCTTCCGCCTCCTCACAGGCCCCACCTCCGCcgccacctcccagcaggcccggGCCGCCTCCCCTGCCTCCAAGTTCCAGCGGCAATGACGAAACCCCAAGACTCCCACAGCGGAATCTGTCCCTCACTTCGTCCACGCCCCCGTTACCTTCGCCAGGACGTTCAGGTCCTCTTCCTCCCCCGCCCAGCGAGAGACCCCCACCTCCAGTGAGGGACCCGCCAGGCCGATCAG gccccctcccaccacctcctccagtAAGCAGAAACGGCAGCACATCTCGGGCCCTTCCTGCCACTCCTCAGTTGCCGTCCAGGAGTGGAGTAGACAGTCCCAGGAGTGGACCCAGACCTCCCCTTCCTCCTGACAGGCCCAGTGCTGGGGcgcctcccccacctccaccatcagCATCTATTAGAAATGGCTTCCAAGACTCTCCATGTGAAG ATGAGTGGGAAAGCAGATTCTACTTCCATCCGATTTCCGATTTGCCACCTCCAGAGCCATATGTACAAACGACCAAAAGTTATCCCAGCAAATTGGCAAGAAACGAAAGCCGGA GTGGATCCAACCGAAGAGAAAGGGGTGCCCCACCACTCCCTCCCATCCCGAGGTGA
- the WIPF1 gene encoding WAS/WASL-interacting protein family member 1 isoform X2 has product MPVPPPPAPPPPPTFALANTEKPTLNKTEQAGRNALLSDISKGKKLKKTVTNDRSAPILDKPKGAGAGGGGGGFGGGGGFGGGGGGGGGGSFGGGGPPGLGGLFQAGMPKLRSTANRDNDSGGSRPPLLPPGGRSTSAKPFSPPSGPGRFPVPSPGHRSGPPEPQRNRMPPPRPDVGSKPDSIPPPVPSTPRPIQSSLHNRGSPPVPGGPRQPSPGPTPPPFPGNRGTALGGGSIRQSPLSSSSPFSNRPPLPPTPSRALDDKPPPPPPPVGNRPSIHREAVPPPPPQNNKPPVPSTPRPSASSQAPPPPPPPSRPGPPPLPPSSSGNDETPRLPQRNLSLTSSTPPLPSPGRSGPLPPPPSERPPPPVRDPPGRSGPLPPPPPVSRNGSTSRALPATPQLPSRSGVDSPRSGPRPPLPPDRPSAGAPPPPPPSASIRNGFQDSPCEDEWESRFYFHPISDLPPPEPYVQTTKSYPSKLARNESRSEYFCQSF; this is encoded by the exons GCCAATACAGAGAAGCCTACCTTGAATAAGACAGAGCAGGCTGGGAGAAATGCTCTCCTTTCTGATATCAGCAAAGGGAAGAAACTAAAGAAGACGGTCACCAACGACAGAAGTGCACCAATATTGGACA AACCTAAAGGAGCCGGTGCTGGAGGCGGTGGTGGTGGCTTTGGTGGAGGCGGCGGATTTGGCGGAGGAGGTGGTGGCGGAGGCGGTGGAAGTTTTGGAGGGGGCGGACCTCCAGGTCTGGGAGGACtgttccaggctggaatgccgaaGCTGAGGTCCACGGCCAACAGGGATAATG ATTCTGGAGGAAGCCGACCACCATTGTTGCCACCGGGAGGAAGATCCACATCTGCCAAACCCTTTTCACCCCCAAGTGGCCCAGGGAGGTTTCCTGTGCCTTCTCCAGGCCACAGAAGTGGTCCCCCAGAGCCTCAGAGGAACCGAATGCCGCCCCCAAGGCCCGACGTGGGCTCAAAGCCTGATAGCATTCCCCCTCCAGTACCCAGTACTCCAAGACCCATTCAATCAAGTCTGCACAACCGGGGGTCCCCACCAGTGCCCGGAGGCCCCAGGCAGCCCAGCCCCGGGCCCACTCCTCCCCCTTTCCCTGGGAACCGCGGCACTGCTTTGGGAGGAGGCTCAATACGTCAGTCCCCCTTGAGCTCCTCCTCGCCCTTCTCCAACCGGCCTCCCCTGCCGCCTACCCCCAGCAGGGCCTTGGATGACAAACCCCCTCCACCGCCTCCTCCAGTGGGCAACAGGCCCTCCATCCACAGGGAAGCagttccccctcctcctcctcagaacAACAAGCCTCCAGTGCCTTCCACTCCGCGGCCTTCCGCCTCCTCACAGGCCCCACCTCCGCcgccacctcccagcaggcccggGCCGCCTCCCCTGCCTCCAAGTTCCAGCGGCAATGACGAAACCCCAAGACTCCCACAGCGGAATCTGTCCCTCACTTCGTCCACGCCCCCGTTACCTTCGCCAGGACGTTCAGGTCCTCTTCCTCCCCCGCCCAGCGAGAGACCCCCACCTCCAGTGAGGGACCCGCCAGGCCGATCAG gccccctcccaccacctcctccagtAAGCAGAAACGGCAGCACATCTCGGGCCCTTCCTGCCACTCCTCAGTTGCCGTCCAGGAGTGGAGTAGACAGTCCCAGGAGTGGACCCAGACCTCCCCTTCCTCCTGACAGGCCCAGTGCTGGGGcgcctcccccacctccaccatcagCATCTATTAGAAATGGCTTCCAAGACTCTCCATGTGAAG ATGAGTGGGAAAGCAGATTCTACTTCCATCCGATTTCCGATTTGCCACCTCCAGAGCCATATGTACAAACGACCAAAAGTTATCCCAGCAAATTGGCAAGAAACGAAAGCCGGAGTGAGTATTTCTGCCAAAGTTTTTGA